In Solanum pennellii chromosome 3, SPENNV200, a single window of DNA contains:
- the LOC107012124 gene encoding nephrocystin-3 isoform X1, which yields MSTSLLRSTPSQLTNSGRMNLISSNTHLGILSVSFYHRPSQSCNIKLCFSTSGLCSRLGTRCCVVSATSSKLYENKGINSSIDSQSRYTDLKDDMGSSLSILEEQLRDLFNEVHAMIRIGKENEARDLLLANFEAVKEQIDAGLKGIEEAAILDVIALGYMALGDIRTVKPLLDVLSEVVDDLKDEEPLLDSILTHMGNMYEKLENFEMSICVYGRAVKVVERLYGNTSSFVVTPLLGMAKVLGSTGKTKKAIETYQRVVKILESSRGEESEELVVPLFGMGNLLLKERRVTDAENAFNRILTTYMKLYGENDGRVGLSMSYLARVKCAKGDVNEAIDLYKEALRRLKVSDYIAIDDHIMEKMRVDLAELLHAVGRGEEGRMLLEECLLITEKFRGEGHPSSVSHLVNLATSYSQSKLFAEAERLLRMSLHIMYKNVSPDDQSITFPMLHLAVTLYNLNRNEEAEKHALEVLRIRERAFGEDSLPVGEALDCLVSIQTQLGKDDGELLELLKRVLKIQEKAFGTDSEEVMETLKKVVYYLEKMGRKHEGLPLERRLSKLRTKFKQMVQY from the exons ATGTCTACTTCTCTGCTCCGTTCAACTCCTTCGCAACTCACCAACTCCGGCAG GATGAATCTTATAAGTTCAAATACCCATTTAGGCATATTGTCCGTCTCCTTTTATCACCGTCCCTCTCAAAGTTGCAATATCAAGCTTTGTTTTTCCACTAGTGGGTTGTGTTCACGTCTTGGCACGAGGTGCTGTGTTGTCTCGGCTACCTCATCCAAGTTGTACGAAAACAAAGGAATTAATTCAAGTATTGATTCTCAAAG CAGGTATACAGATTTAAAGGACGACATGGGTAGCAGCCTCAGTATTCTTGAGGAGCAGCTGAGGGACTTATTTAATGAAGTCCATGCCATGATAAGAATAGGGAAGGAAAATGAGGCCAGAGATCTGCTTCTAGCAAATTTTGAAGCTGTCAAAGAACAGATTGATGCAGGCCTCAAGGGTATAGAAGAAGCAGCTATTCTTGATGTAATAGCCTTGGGGTACATGGCCCTTGGAGACATAAGGACTGTCAAACCCCTGTTGGATGTG TTGAGCGAGGTTGTTGATGACTTGAAAGATGAGGAGCCTCTTCTGGACTCGATACTCACTCATATGGGtaatatgtatgaaaagttGGAAAATTTTGAGATGTCCATTTGTGTGTATGGAAGAGCTGTCAAAGTTGTTGAGAGACTATATG GAAATACCAGTTCTTTTGTCGTCACTCCATTGTTAGGAATGGCAAAAGTTTTGGGTTCTACTGGAAAGACCAAAAAAGCAATAGAAACATATCAACGCGTAGTGAAAATTCTTGAATCTAGCAGGGGTGAAGAGAGTGAGGAACTGGTAGTGCCTTTATTTGGCATGGGCAATCTTCTTCTGAAGGAAAGGAGAGTGACTGATGCAGAAAATGCTTTTAACAG AATTTTGACCACGTACATGAAGTTATATGGAGAAAATGATGGCAGAGTTGGACTGTCCATGAGTTATCTTGCACGTGTGAAATGTGCAAAAG GAGATGTGAATGAAGCCATTGATCTGTATAAAGAGGCTCTTCGCAGGCTGAAGGTTTCTGATTATATAGCCatagatgatcacataatggagaAGATGAGGGTAGACTTGGCTGAATTACTTCATGCAGTTGGAAG AGGTGAAGAAGGCCGTATGCTACTGGAGGAGTGCTTGTTGATAACTGAGAAGTTCAGGGGTGAAGGGCATCCCAGTTCAGTCTCTCATCTTGTGAATCTAGCCACTTCTTATTCACAGTCCAAACTTTTTGCAGAAGCTGAGCGCTTGCTAAGGATGAGTTTGCATATTATGTATAAGAATGTTTCACCTGATGATCAATCCATTACTTTCCCAATGCTGCATCTTGCAGTTACTCTCTACAATCTAAACCGTAATGAGGAGGCCGAAAAACACGCATTAGAGGTTCTGCGAATCCGGGAGAGGGCATTTGGAGAAGATTCTCTACCAGTTG GGGAGGCTCTTGACTGTTTGGTCTCCATTCAGACCCAGCTGGGGAAGGATGATGGTGAATTGCTGGAGTTGCTCAAGAGGGTACTGAAAATTCAAGAGAAAGCTTTCGGTACTGACAGTGAGGAAGTCATGGAAACACTTAAAAAAGTTGTATATTACTTGGAGAAGATGGGGAGGAAACATGAGGGACTCCCTCTGGAAAGAAGATTATCAAAGCTCCGAACGAAATTTAAGCAAATGGTTCAATATTAA
- the LOC107012124 gene encoding nephrocystin-3 isoform X2, with the protein MSTSLLRSTPSQLTNSGRMNLISSNTHLGILSVSFYHRPSQSCNIKLCFSTSGLCSRLGTRCCVVSATSSKLYENKGINSSIDSQRYTDLKDDMGSSLSILEEQLRDLFNEVHAMIRIGKENEARDLLLANFEAVKEQIDAGLKGIEEAAILDVIALGYMALGDIRTVKPLLDVLSEVVDDLKDEEPLLDSILTHMGNMYEKLENFEMSICVYGRAVKVVERLYGNTSSFVVTPLLGMAKVLGSTGKTKKAIETYQRVVKILESSRGEESEELVVPLFGMGNLLLKERRVTDAENAFNRILTTYMKLYGENDGRVGLSMSYLARVKCAKGDVNEAIDLYKEALRRLKVSDYIAIDDHIMEKMRVDLAELLHAVGRGEEGRMLLEECLLITEKFRGEGHPSSVSHLVNLATSYSQSKLFAEAERLLRMSLHIMYKNVSPDDQSITFPMLHLAVTLYNLNRNEEAEKHALEVLRIRERAFGEDSLPVGEALDCLVSIQTQLGKDDGELLELLKRVLKIQEKAFGTDSEEVMETLKKVVYYLEKMGRKHEGLPLERRLSKLRTKFKQMVQY; encoded by the exons ATGTCTACTTCTCTGCTCCGTTCAACTCCTTCGCAACTCACCAACTCCGGCAG GATGAATCTTATAAGTTCAAATACCCATTTAGGCATATTGTCCGTCTCCTTTTATCACCGTCCCTCTCAAAGTTGCAATATCAAGCTTTGTTTTTCCACTAGTGGGTTGTGTTCACGTCTTGGCACGAGGTGCTGTGTTGTCTCGGCTACCTCATCCAAGTTGTACGAAAACAAAGGAATTAATTCAAGTATTGATTCTCAAAG GTATACAGATTTAAAGGACGACATGGGTAGCAGCCTCAGTATTCTTGAGGAGCAGCTGAGGGACTTATTTAATGAAGTCCATGCCATGATAAGAATAGGGAAGGAAAATGAGGCCAGAGATCTGCTTCTAGCAAATTTTGAAGCTGTCAAAGAACAGATTGATGCAGGCCTCAAGGGTATAGAAGAAGCAGCTATTCTTGATGTAATAGCCTTGGGGTACATGGCCCTTGGAGACATAAGGACTGTCAAACCCCTGTTGGATGTG TTGAGCGAGGTTGTTGATGACTTGAAAGATGAGGAGCCTCTTCTGGACTCGATACTCACTCATATGGGtaatatgtatgaaaagttGGAAAATTTTGAGATGTCCATTTGTGTGTATGGAAGAGCTGTCAAAGTTGTTGAGAGACTATATG GAAATACCAGTTCTTTTGTCGTCACTCCATTGTTAGGAATGGCAAAAGTTTTGGGTTCTACTGGAAAGACCAAAAAAGCAATAGAAACATATCAACGCGTAGTGAAAATTCTTGAATCTAGCAGGGGTGAAGAGAGTGAGGAACTGGTAGTGCCTTTATTTGGCATGGGCAATCTTCTTCTGAAGGAAAGGAGAGTGACTGATGCAGAAAATGCTTTTAACAG AATTTTGACCACGTACATGAAGTTATATGGAGAAAATGATGGCAGAGTTGGACTGTCCATGAGTTATCTTGCACGTGTGAAATGTGCAAAAG GAGATGTGAATGAAGCCATTGATCTGTATAAAGAGGCTCTTCGCAGGCTGAAGGTTTCTGATTATATAGCCatagatgatcacataatggagaAGATGAGGGTAGACTTGGCTGAATTACTTCATGCAGTTGGAAG AGGTGAAGAAGGCCGTATGCTACTGGAGGAGTGCTTGTTGATAACTGAGAAGTTCAGGGGTGAAGGGCATCCCAGTTCAGTCTCTCATCTTGTGAATCTAGCCACTTCTTATTCACAGTCCAAACTTTTTGCAGAAGCTGAGCGCTTGCTAAGGATGAGTTTGCATATTATGTATAAGAATGTTTCACCTGATGATCAATCCATTACTTTCCCAATGCTGCATCTTGCAGTTACTCTCTACAATCTAAACCGTAATGAGGAGGCCGAAAAACACGCATTAGAGGTTCTGCGAATCCGGGAGAGGGCATTTGGAGAAGATTCTCTACCAGTTG GGGAGGCTCTTGACTGTTTGGTCTCCATTCAGACCCAGCTGGGGAAGGATGATGGTGAATTGCTGGAGTTGCTCAAGAGGGTACTGAAAATTCAAGAGAAAGCTTTCGGTACTGACAGTGAGGAAGTCATGGAAACACTTAAAAAAGTTGTATATTACTTGGAGAAGATGGGGAGGAAACATGAGGGACTCCCTCTGGAAAGAAGATTATCAAAGCTCCGAACGAAATTTAAGCAAATGGTTCAATATTAA
- the LOC107012411 gene encoding uncharacterized protein LOC107012411 yields MSSAQLRFNYNSRNSKRGSQDLLGGKDFELHECEKDNSHEPSSMLESELKVLSAESVHVLKLCGGNQLIEEFYSQTYCDDVEKLDHHLKGYNPSAYSYKDSQLHMLQNVVGDGSRRKPINTDSGGFMELDYYMDLDPGQTKKACSELDSEWIGVQKAQPWWRTADKELAASGSPKSSECITYSDHSWRQPLRSESYNCSNQVSMVEKESLVTPDYCPRQHPSQSQQKILCVGKGCLSRRSGQPVSGDDNLSIANVLSSETQPGSSDLSKTQLLEALCYSQTRAREAEQLAQQAYNEKEHVIKLLFRQASQLFAYRQWLQILQLEALVLQLRNKDEQDSINYSTSFPVIPCKGRKLKKFRYNKPIKKKTGKGKFKINKSAVAFALGLSLAGAGLLLGWTMGWLFPAL; encoded by the exons ATGTCTTCAGCACAATTAAGGTTCAACTACAATTCTAGAAATTCAAAAAGAGGGTCACAGGATCTTTTGGGCGGCAAGGATTTTGAACTTCATGAGTGTGAGAAAGATAATTCACATGAACCTTCAAGTATGTTAGAGTCAGAGCTCAAAGTTTTGAGCGCAGAGAGTGTTCATGTTCTGAAATTATGCGGAGGAAACCAATTGATTGAGGAGTTCTATTCTCAAACATATTGTGATGATGTTGAAAAGCTAGACCACCACCTCAAAGGCTACAATCCCTCTGCATATAGTTACAAAGATAGCCAATTGCACATGCTCCAAAATGTTGTGGGCGATGGTTCCCGGAGAAAACCAATAAATACAGATTCCGGAGGATTTATGGAACTTGATTATTACATGGACCTAGACCCTGGACAAACTAAGAAGGCTTGTTCTGAACTGGATTCTGAATGGATTGGAGTTCAGAAGGCTCAACCATGGTGGCGCACAGCTGATAAGGAATTAGCTGCCTCAGGTTCTCCCAAGTCATCTGAATGTATCACGTATTCTGATCATTCATGGCGTCAGCCTTTGAGAAGTGAGTCATATAACTGTTCTAACCAGGTTAGTATGGTAGAAAAGGAATCTCTGGTTACTCCTGATTATTGTCCAAGACAACATCCTTCACAAAGCCAACAGAAGATATTGTGTGTTGGCAAAGGGTGCTTATCACGTCGTTCAGGACAGCCAGTAAG TGGTGATGACAATTTAAGTATTGCCAACGTCCTCTCATCAGAAACCCAACCAGGATCAAGCGATCTCAGCAAAACACAACTGTTAGAAGCACTATGCTATTCTCAAACCCGTGCAAGAGAAGCTGAACAATTGGCACAGCAAGCATACAACGAAAAGGAGCATGTGATCAAGCTGTTGTTCAGGCAGGCTTCTCAGCTCTTTGCTTACCGGCAGTGGCTTCAAATTTTGCAGCTTGAAGCTCTGGTCCTCCAGCTCAGAAACAAAGATGAGCAAGATTCCATCAACTATTCAACTAGCTTCCCCGTTATCCCTTGCAAAGGACGGAAACTGAAGAAGTTTAGATATAATAAGCCTATTAAGAAGAAGACAGGAAAGGGAAAATTCAAGATAAACAAGTCTGCTGTAGCTTTTGCCTTGGGTTTGAGTCTTGCTGGTGCTGGTTTGTTACTTGGTTGGACCATGGGATGGCTATTTCCTGCCCTCTAA